From Pelotomaculum schinkii, the proteins below share one genomic window:
- a CDS encoding ABC transporter permease encodes MNGYLDLGYKYLAAHKKRTRLSIFSIVLSVALVVGIFSMLDVLLKFEKVQVIHDYGNYHLLVNNATDEEKEAISSRIDVKNTGTWISFKSGSLNSNQCDIVALNDNFATNMNMNLLTGTYPEAENELMIENWVAEKLGVGTGDTVSFAFEDKTERPFVISGIFADYAGTKASGEPGVAISMKAAEKANVEKTSLFLIEFKERANMKNAEQQIMESLRISEDRIGRNDRLLAVIGQSDHKAAVGLYQVGAILFFIVLIAGVVMIYNTFNISVTDRMRSFGLLRCVGASKAQIRKLVKKEGFLLLRWAIPGGVLLGIAATLFCCALLKFYNSYLFSDIPLFTISPAGILAGAAVGVLTVTIATLLPAKKASRVSPVNAVTGNSEIRMRKAQKEGILTKLLPIESAMGIGSAAARKKTLILMSASIALSIMMFLGFNVFVDFLHTSLKTTKPYTPDISLTSKEGLSPDLYAQITHLPGIKHVYGRMFGYVNATFDASRLTEAYMEEAGGSIEVNADGLFETPEKSWLISYDQNQLKWAKTDLVEGELSEDTLNAQDGIIAVLLNTRKGVSVRTAELHAGDKVYIDTVSGEKPYTVMAVLRSVPFADSNLNLATFITTEKQYTKITGDSTLKIIDIQLKKNDQEETVSEIKRMIGNNITYLDLRQKNSEMNQTFLTMAVFVYGFVVVIALISILNIVSTMNTSITSKMRYLGVLRAVGMSGKQLNRMIAAEASAYCITGTVVGCVLGMLLQKALITQFLTAIKIVWVFPLVQIVCVFASAFLVTRFSIIGPLKKIKTKSISENIGSLQ; translated from the coding sequence ATGAACGGATATCTTGACTTGGGGTATAAATATCTTGCCGCCCATAAAAAGAGAACGAGACTTTCGATATTCAGCATTGTCCTGTCAGTGGCGCTTGTCGTGGGGATATTTTCCATGCTGGATGTGCTTTTGAAATTTGAAAAAGTTCAGGTCATTCATGATTACGGAAATTATCACCTATTGGTCAATAATGCGACAGACGAGGAAAAAGAAGCGATCTCAAGCCGGATCGACGTAAAAAACACCGGCACATGGATATCCTTCAAGAGCGGCAGCCTCAACAGCAATCAATGCGATATTGTGGCATTAAACGATAATTTTGCCACCAATATGAACATGAACCTGCTTACGGGAACTTATCCGGAAGCCGAAAATGAGCTGATGATCGAAAATTGGGTGGCTGAAAAGCTGGGCGTAGGCACCGGCGACACGGTTTCCTTCGCCTTTGAAGATAAAACGGAAAGGCCGTTTGTGATCAGCGGGATATTTGCCGATTACGCGGGCACCAAGGCATCTGGCGAGCCGGGCGTGGCAATTTCCATGAAAGCAGCCGAAAAGGCAAACGTGGAAAAAACCAGTTTGTTTCTGATTGAGTTCAAAGAACGGGCAAATATGAAAAATGCAGAGCAGCAGATCATGGAAAGCCTTCGGATATCCGAAGACCGCATCGGGCGGAACGATCGCCTGCTTGCTGTTATCGGGCAAAGTGATCACAAAGCGGCGGTCGGGCTGTACCAGGTGGGAGCGATTCTGTTTTTTATCGTCCTGATTGCGGGCGTCGTAATGATCTACAACACCTTCAATATATCGGTCACGGATAGGATGCGCTCGTTCGGCCTTCTGCGGTGCGTCGGGGCTTCGAAAGCGCAGATCAGGAAGCTTGTGAAAAAAGAAGGGTTTTTGCTGCTGCGGTGGGCGATTCCGGGCGGCGTGCTTTTGGGGATTGCCGCCACGCTCTTTTGCTGTGCGCTCCTTAAATTCTATAACAGCTATCTGTTTTCCGATATTCCCCTGTTTACAATAAGCCCCGCAGGTATCCTAGCTGGTGCAGCCGTTGGCGTTCTGACTGTCACGATTGCGACTTTGCTGCCGGCAAAAAAGGCATCAAGGGTGTCTCCTGTCAACGCCGTGACGGGAAACAGCGAAATCAGGATGCGAAAAGCCCAAAAAGAAGGAATCCTGACAAAGCTGCTGCCTATTGAGTCGGCGATGGGGATTGGGAGCGCGGCCGCCCGGAAAAAAACGCTGATCCTGATGTCGGCCTCCATTGCATTAAGCATCATGATGTTTCTTGGCTTCAACGTGTTTGTTGATTTCTTGCATACAAGCCTGAAGACAACGAAACCGTATACGCCCGATATTTCCCTGACGTCAAAGGAAGGCTTAAGCCCCGATTTATACGCGCAGATAACGCATCTTCCGGGAATAAAGCATGTATACGGCAGGATGTTCGGCTATGTAAACGCGACCTTCGACGCGTCCCGGCTTACCGAAGCGTATATGGAGGAGGCCGGGGGGAGTATTGAGGTCAACGCCGACGGCCTCTTTGAGACTCCTGAAAAATCCTGGCTTATCTCCTATGACCAAAATCAATTGAAGTGGGCAAAAACGGACCTCGTGGAAGGCGAGTTATCTGAAGATACACTCAACGCACAGGACGGTATTATCGCCGTTTTGCTGAATACGCGAAAGGGTGTCTCGGTCCGGACAGCGGAGCTTCATGCAGGGGACAAGGTTTATATCGATACCGTATCCGGGGAAAAGCCGTATACTGTTATGGCCGTCCTTCGTTCCGTGCCGTTTGCCGACAGCAATTTGAATCTGGCGACCTTCATTACGACGGAAAAGCAGTATACTAAAATAACGGGAGACTCCACGCTTAAGATCATTGATATTCAGCTGAAAAAGAATGACCAGGAGGAAACAGTTTCCGAAATCAAGCGCATGATCGGGAATAATATCACCTATCTTGATTTGCGACAGAAAAACAGTGAGATGAACCAGACCTTCTTGACCATGGCGGTTTTCGTATACGGTTTTGTAGTGGTTATTGCGCTCATCAGCATCCTCAATATCGTCAGCACGATGAATACCAGCATCACCTCAAAAATGAGGTATCTGGGTGTCCTGCGGGCGGTCGGCATGTCGGGAAAGCAACTTAACAGGATGATCGCAGCGGAGGCTTCGGCATACTGCATTACGGGTACCGTCGTCGGGTGTGTCCTCGGCATGCTGCTGCAAAAGGCGCTTATTACACAGTTTCTGACGGCGATCAAAATAGTGTGGGTATTCCCTCTTGTGCAAATCGTCTGCGTTTTTGCCTCCGCGTTTCTTGTGACACGGTTTTCCATCATCGGGCCGCTCAAAAAGATCAAGACAAAGAGCATTTCCGAAAACATCGGATCGCTGCAATAA
- a CDS encoding ABC transporter ATP-binding protein produces the protein MNILTVQDLCKTYGAGDTKVEALKNVSFTVSKGEFVSVIGPSGSGKSTLLNMIGALDYPTSGKVNIDGRDVFAIKEEELSVFRRRNIGFIFQAYNLVPELNVEENIELPILLDYKKPDKRYIDELLGILGLTERKHHMPGQLSGGQQQRVAIGRALATKPAIILADEPTGNLDSKNSRDVINLLKLSVERYSQTLIMITHNQNYASFADRVLGVEDGVVTGLGGSIR, from the coding sequence TTGAATATACTAACCGTGCAGGATTTATGTAAGACATATGGCGCGGGGGACACAAAGGTCGAGGCGTTGAAAAACGTGTCGTTTACCGTATCAAAGGGCGAATTTGTCTCTGTTATTGGGCCGTCCGGTTCCGGGAAAAGCACGCTGCTCAATATGATCGGAGCGCTGGATTATCCGACGTCGGGCAAGGTCAATATCGACGGCAGGGATGTTTTTGCGATTAAGGAAGAGGAACTCTCTGTCTTCCGAAGGCGTAACATCGGCTTTATATTTCAGGCATATAATCTTGTGCCGGAGCTGAACGTGGAAGAAAACATTGAACTGCCGATCTTGCTCGATTATAAAAAGCCTGACAAACGCTACATTGATGAATTGCTCGGCATTTTGGGGCTGACAGAACGAAAGCATCATATGCCCGGCCAGCTTTCCGGAGGACAGCAGCAGCGTGTAGCTATCGGGCGGGCACTCGCGACCAAACCAGCTATTATTCTTGCCGACGAGCCCACCGGCAACCTTGACAGCAAGAACAGCAGGGATGTCATCAATCTGCTTAAGCTGTCTGTCGAGAGATACAGCCAGACGCTGATCATGATTACCCATAATCAGAACTATGCGTCTTTCGCGGACAGGGTTCTCGGGGTGGAAGACGGCGTTGTTACCGGGCTTGGGGGTAGCATAAGATGA
- a CDS encoding sensor histidine kinase, which yields MESGKVIFSDKSVRRQVAVTVIILLALILLGQLIVARMAEDYKKAMIEHDYAVAGYLSRCGVDNSRIVTAFTHDKTGADTEIGSSLLSSSGYMESMQNSLLPVVESFHQKFALTVLSFSVLFSLAFLAVLYLGEQYRGKQLETAAGQLRLFMDGDTAVRLSDCGEGSLSRLFAATNTMVTSLTAHIDKEKQNRQFLKDTISDISHQLKTPLAALQMYNEIIRDEKTGNEVVESFTDKSRRELERMESLIQNLLKLARLDAGTIELEKTVSSLHGFLEKFIGSFATRAKQEGKSISLQCNDSVMLCFDETWLGEAVGNIIKNALDHTGSGDSIEISCEEAMAVTEIIIRDNGAGIHPEDIYHIFKRFYRSRFSKDKQGVGIGLALSKAIVEKHEGTITVRSELGQGAEFHLIFPKLTNL from the coding sequence ATGGAAAGTGGTAAAGTGATATTTAGCGATAAAAGTGTCCGGCGTCAGGTTGCCGTGACCGTGATAATTTTGCTCGCGTTAATCCTTTTAGGACAGCTTATCGTCGCGCGCATGGCGGAGGACTACAAAAAGGCCATGATTGAACATGACTACGCTGTCGCGGGGTATCTGTCCCGGTGCGGAGTGGACAATAGCCGGATCGTTACGGCCTTTACGCACGATAAAACCGGCGCGGACACTGAAATAGGCTCGTCTCTGCTGTCTTCTTCCGGGTACATGGAGAGTATGCAAAACAGCCTGCTGCCCGTGGTGGAAAGTTTTCATCAAAAATTCGCTCTGACCGTGCTCTCATTCTCCGTCCTGTTTTCCCTTGCCTTTCTTGCCGTACTTTACCTTGGCGAGCAATACCGCGGCAAACAACTTGAAACAGCTGCCGGACAGCTCCGGCTCTTCATGGACGGAGACACTGCCGTCCGCCTTTCGGACTGCGGAGAAGGCAGCCTTTCCAGGCTCTTCGCGGCCACTAACACCATGGTGACGTCACTGACCGCCCATATCGATAAGGAAAAGCAGAACAGGCAGTTTTTAAAGGATACGATATCCGACATATCCCACCAGCTGAAAACGCCGCTTGCTGCCCTGCAGATGTACAATGAGATTATTCGCGATGAAAAGACCGGCAACGAGGTGGTGGAGAGCTTTACCGATAAAAGCCGGCGCGAGCTTGAGCGGATGGAAAGCCTGATTCAAAATCTCCTGAAGCTTGCCAGGCTCGATGCGGGAACCATTGAGCTGGAAAAGACCGTTTCCAGTCTTCATGGTTTTTTGGAAAAGTTTATCGGTTCCTTTGCCACCCGTGCAAAACAGGAGGGGAAAAGCATCAGCCTGCAATGCAATGATTCCGTCATGCTGTGCTTTGATGAAACATGGCTCGGTGAAGCGGTTGGCAACATCATAAAAAACGCACTTGACCATACGGGCTCCGGAGACAGCATTGAAATATCCTGCGAAGAAGCAATGGCAGTGACAGAAATCATCATCCGTGACAACGGCGCGGGCATTCATCCCGAGGACATCTATCATATTTTCAAGCGTTTCTACCGCAGCCGTTTTTCAAAGGACAAGCAGGGCGTCGGCATCGGGCTAGCGCTCTCAAAGGCCATCGTCGAAAAGCACGAGGGCACCATCACCGTCCGCAGCGAACTGGGTCAGGGGGCAGAATTCCATCTGATATTCCCCAAGCTTACGAATCTGTAA
- a CDS encoding response regulator transcription factor: MHTILLIEDDLSLIDGLEFSLRKNGFEVDVARTIKEALSQLVAQKYDLLLLDLTLPDGSGFEICRKARQTSNVPIIFLTASDEEVNVVMGLDMGGDDYITKPFKLNELISRINALLRRAGISNALHTELKSNGITVRLDENRVLKDGLEIELTVVEYRLLCLFMQNPNNVLTRAVILDKLWDGSGSFVDDNTLSVYVRRLRSKIEDDPENPMYLLTARGVGYKWKVVK; encoded by the coding sequence ATGCATACAATTTTACTTATTGAGGACGATCTTAGCCTGATTGACGGCTTGGAGTTCTCTCTTCGAAAAAATGGTTTTGAAGTTGATGTTGCCAGAACCATCAAAGAAGCTCTGTCACAGCTTGTGGCGCAAAAATATGATTTGCTGCTGCTTGATCTGACGCTGCCTGACGGCAGCGGCTTTGAAATCTGCAGAAAAGCGAGGCAAACATCGAATGTGCCAATTATTTTTCTGACTGCCTCCGACGAGGAAGTAAATGTTGTCATGGGGCTTGACATGGGCGGGGACGACTATATAACCAAGCCCTTTAAGCTCAACGAGTTAATATCCAGAATCAACGCACTGCTGCGCCGCGCGGGTATTTCGAACGCTCTACATACAGAACTGAAATCAAACGGAATAACTGTTAGACTTGACGAAAATCGAGTGCTGAAAGATGGACTTGAGATCGAGCTTACCGTCGTGGAGTACCGGCTCTTATGCCTTTTCATGCAAAATCCCAATAATGTCCTGACAAGAGCAGTCATATTGGATAAGCTTTGGGACGGGAGCGGCAGCTTTGTTGACGACAATACTCTATCAGTCTATGTGCGACGGCTGCGGAGCAAGATAGAGGACGATCCCGAAAATCCAATGTACTTATTAACGGCGCGGGGTGTGGGATATAAATGGAAAGTGGTAAAGTGA
- a CDS encoding TetR/AcrR family transcriptional regulator, whose protein sequence is MNSRQKQSIETELKIVRTALSLMRKKGYENVGIREICDAAGISTGAFYHHFKSKEDMLNIGFGTYDEYLAEVLETYENPDPLEFLRFVLLNQTEYVMKQTGSLTSELYRALLSSNDKYAIDTFRLYYRTVRKAIELCLKEGKFHASFTADYLTEFLIRVVRGDIIDWCLHEYSYNLMEYVGKDLNVIFAGLCCKTE, encoded by the coding sequence ATGAATTCACGGCAAAAGCAGTCGATTGAAACAGAATTAAAAATAGTGCGCACAGCACTTTCCCTGATGAGGAAAAAAGGATACGAAAATGTCGGCATCCGCGAGATATGCGACGCAGCCGGGATCTCTACAGGTGCCTTTTATCACCACTTCAAGTCCAAGGAAGATATGCTCAATATAGGGTTCGGCACTTATGACGAATACCTGGCTGAGGTTCTGGAAACCTACGAAAACCCGGACCCCCTTGAATTTCTGCGCTTTGTACTGCTCAATCAAACTGAATATGTAATGAAGCAGACCGGCTCCCTCACATCGGAGCTTTACCGCGCGCTGCTCTCTTCAAACGACAAGTATGCGATTGATACCTTCAGGCTTTATTACCGGACCGTACGCAAAGCAATCGAGCTTTGCCTTAAGGAAGGAAAATTTCATGCCTCCTTTACGGCAGACTACCTTACGGAATTTTTAATTCGCGTTGTCCGGGGCGATATCATCGACTGGTGCCTGCATGAATATTCCTATAATCTCATGGAATACGTGGGCAAAGATCTGAATGTAATCTTTGCCGGCCTTTGCTGCAAAACTGAATAG
- a CDS encoding aconitase X gives MIKTNMKLTPEEIDILNGSQGETMRKTMETLVRYGDAYHAECLVPLDGAIHVVCSFGMPTLRPFFKIMEQYVAEGIKTKLPFTADPRPMDYENVEATEKEKQVFNMIYADQEKYEETLRKVGLKDKNAFSCACYFDEVGNIPKRGDILAWAESSAVVYANSVIGARTNRTSGVMELFSGIVGKTPKFGFLTDEGRKADWIVEVKTAKKPRPQVLGSAIGMKVLEQVPYIRGLDRWIGTELTSDAKDFLKDMGAATASNGAVGLYHVEHLTPEAKDFGESLIRPNAKTYIIDDAELERVVASYPIMWKNVDDSPEIAFVGCPHCSFVQLCEWTQTLEQALKEAGKEKVIIPTIFTTAPDVIAEFKKSEFYPRLMATGAHLTYICPLMYMSNPLCSAKRVITNSNKLRTYSVARYVDDAELIHAVVKGGLH, from the coding sequence ATGATCAAGACCAATATGAAGCTGACGCCGGAAGAAATCGATATTTTAAACGGCAGTCAGGGCGAAACCATGAGAAAAACAATGGAAACACTGGTTCGCTACGGGGATGCTTATCACGCTGAATGCCTTGTGCCTCTGGATGGAGCAATCCATGTCGTTTGTTCCTTCGGCATGCCTACTCTGCGCCCGTTCTTTAAAATCATGGAGCAGTATGTGGCGGAAGGCATTAAGACCAAACTGCCTTTTACTGCTGACCCCCGGCCTATGGATTATGAAAATGTGGAGGCCACTGAAAAAGAGAAACAGGTTTTTAACATGATCTACGCCGACCAGGAGAAGTATGAAGAAACGCTTAGAAAAGTCGGCCTCAAGGATAAAAATGCATTCAGCTGCGCCTGCTATTTCGACGAGGTCGGTAATATTCCGAAACGAGGCGACATTCTGGCCTGGGCCGAATCTTCTGCGGTTGTTTACGCCAACTCTGTGATCGGGGCCAGGACCAACCGGACTTCCGGCGTGATGGAGCTGTTCAGCGGAATTGTCGGAAAAACTCCGAAGTTCGGTTTCCTGACGGACGAAGGACGCAAAGCCGACTGGATCGTCGAAGTCAAAACCGCCAAAAAACCGCGCCCGCAGGTACTTGGCAGCGCTATCGGCATGAAGGTTCTGGAGCAGGTTCCCTATATCAGGGGGCTGGACCGTTGGATCGGCACGGAGCTTACATCAGACGCGAAGGACTTCCTGAAGGATATGGGCGCCGCAACCGCCTCCAACGGAGCGGTGGGGCTTTATCATGTGGAACATCTTACCCCCGAGGCAAAGGATTTCGGTGAGAGCCTCATCCGCCCGAATGCAAAAACCTACATTATTGACGATGCGGAACTCGAACGTGTCGTTGCTTCCTACCCGATCATGTGGAAAAATGTCGACGACTCCCCCGAGATCGCGTTTGTGGGCTGCCCACATTGCTCATTTGTCCAGCTTTGTGAATGGACACAGACCTTGGAGCAGGCGCTGAAGGAAGCAGGAAAAGAAAAGGTGATCATTCCCACTATTTTCACCACGGCGCCCGACGTAATTGCTGAATTTAAGAAATCGGAATTTTATCCTCGCCTGATGGCAACGGGTGCGCATTTAACCTATATTTGTCCGCTGATGTACATGTCCAATCCACTTTGCTCGGCTAAAAGGGTAATTACGAATTCTAATAAGCTCCGGACTTATTCCGTGGCACGTTACGTTGACGATGCCGAACTAATCCATGCAGTTGTAAAAGGAGGCTTGCACTGA
- a CDS encoding aconitase X swivel domain-containing protein, giving the protein MKEFHGRAVIPGELKGSALVSHTGFNVLASFWKSLTEGQNPSICVDQNNKEFFGKKLTGEILCIPQVVGSTTAGMIIQSVAALGTQPKAMLFSHTAESLAISGVLLADIWENKKIITVDGLGDEFLNYVKGGEQLEITADGTVRIYE; this is encoded by the coding sequence ATGAAAGAGTTTCATGGACGTGCGGTTATTCCCGGGGAATTAAAAGGCAGCGCTCTTGTCTCCCATACCGGATTCAACGTGCTTGCTTCGTTTTGGAAAAGCCTGACCGAAGGCCAGAATCCTTCCATTTGCGTGGATCAGAATAACAAGGAATTTTTCGGAAAAAAGCTGACCGGGGAAATCCTTTGCATTCCCCAGGTGGTCGGTTCCACAACGGCCGGCATGATTATCCAGTCGGTAGCGGCCCTCGGCACTCAGCCCAAGGCAATGCTTTTCTCACACACGGCCGAATCGCTTGCAATTTCAGGCGTTTTGCTGGCCGATATCTGGGAAAATAAGAAGATTATCACGGTCGACGGGCTGGGAGACGAGTTCCTGAACTATGTCAAAGGAGGCGAACAGTTGGAAATTACGGCGGACGGTACTGTACGAATTTACGAATAA
- a CDS encoding FAD-dependent oxidoreductase encodes MNPKYAKLFEPVSIGKLAIKNRTSMAPMGLVCYSDVNGGFNREAQDYYIERAKGGVGLIITGICAADYSEMPEQALPCPTYNPLMFCKSTSPMIEKIHAYDAKIFLQITGGLGRSAIPGLIKKAIAPSENSNRFDPAKQHRAMTKEEIQTLIQNFIKGAAVAKQAGFDGVEIHAVHEGYLLDQFAIAFFNKRTDEYGGDLRGRLKIATDIVQGVKKVCGADFPVSLRYSVKSFMKGLRQGALPGETFTEVGKDYDEGVEAARILVEAGYDSLNVDAGTYDSWYWNHPPMFFKKGMYREFGRRVKEAVNVPVILAGRLDDPDLAIDALNGCCDLVSYGRPLLADPYLVQKIETDRLDEIRPCLSCHDGCMGRIAKGLPLSCAVNPACGRETVYGLSPVDVKKKVLIIGGGIAGLEAARVSAVRGHSVTLVESGDRLGGNLIPGSVPDFKTDDRRLIAWYENQLRKLGVEVKLNTRADRAYVEKFGADVVVTATGSKPIVPDFGGENHICTATDVLSGKEKAGDKIVVIGGGLVGCETALWLAQQGKKVSVVEIMPDILGGPHNMPFMNYDMLKDLLPFNKVDVYCGTKLTKVDDTSVTVENKEGAKEIPADTVLVAVGYRSENKLQEELRGVGIPVYNIGDSREVKNIIHAVWNAYEVARSL; translated from the coding sequence GTGAATCCGAAGTATGCAAAATTATTCGAACCTGTTTCCATAGGAAAACTGGCCATCAAAAACCGGACCTCAATGGCTCCGATGGGGCTTGTTTGCTACTCCGACGTAAACGGAGGATTCAACAGAGAAGCGCAGGATTATTATATTGAACGGGCAAAAGGCGGAGTCGGCCTGATCATCACGGGAATCTGCGCGGCGGACTACAGTGAAATGCCGGAACAGGCTTTGCCCTGCCCGACATACAATCCGCTGATGTTCTGTAAATCCACTTCCCCCATGATCGAAAAAATCCATGCCTATGACGCCAAAATCTTTTTGCAGATTACAGGCGGGCTGGGGCGCTCGGCCATACCGGGACTGATAAAAAAGGCCATCGCTCCTTCAGAAAACAGCAACCGTTTTGATCCCGCCAAACAGCATCGGGCGATGACGAAAGAGGAAATCCAGACGCTGATTCAGAATTTTATTAAAGGCGCGGCAGTTGCAAAACAAGCCGGTTTTGACGGCGTCGAGATTCACGCGGTGCATGAAGGCTATCTGCTGGACCAGTTTGCCATCGCCTTTTTTAACAAAAGGACGGACGAATACGGCGGAGATCTTCGCGGCAGGCTGAAAATCGCCACCGATATTGTCCAAGGGGTCAAAAAGGTATGCGGAGCCGATTTCCCGGTTTCGCTTCGCTACAGCGTGAAGAGCTTCATGAAAGGGCTTCGCCAGGGCGCCCTGCCCGGAGAAACCTTCACGGAAGTCGGCAAAGATTATGATGAAGGCGTCGAAGCCGCCAGAATCCTTGTGGAGGCCGGGTATGACAGCCTGAATGTGGATGCGGGCACCTATGATTCCTGGTACTGGAACCATCCTCCGATGTTCTTCAAAAAAGGAATGTACCGCGAATTCGGCCGCAGGGTAAAGGAAGCGGTGAATGTTCCTGTCATCCTGGCCGGCCGGCTGGACGATCCGGATCTCGCAATCGACGCCCTGAATGGCTGCTGCGACCTTGTTTCCTACGGTCGCCCGCTGCTGGCCGACCCGTATCTTGTTCAGAAGATAGAAACAGATCGTCTGGACGAAATCCGCCCCTGCCTTTCCTGCCATGACGGCTGCATGGGACGGATAGCAAAAGGGCTTCCGCTTTCCTGTGCCGTAAACCCTGCGTGCGGAAGGGAAACGGTCTACGGGCTTTCCCCGGTGGATGTGAAAAAGAAAGTTTTAATTATCGGCGGAGGTATCGCCGGGTTGGAAGCTGCGCGCGTCAGCGCGGTGCGCGGCCACAGCGTTACGCTTGTTGAATCCGGGGACCGTCTGGGCGGAAACCTGATTCCCGGCAGTGTTCCCGATTTCAAGACGGACGACCGCAGACTGATTGCCTGGTATGAGAACCAGCTGCGCAAGCTGGGCGTGGAGGTTAAACTGAATACAAGGGCAGACCGCGCCTATGTCGAAAAATTCGGAGCGGATGTGGTGGTCACGGCAACCGGTTCCAAACCGATTGTGCCTGATTTCGGAGGGGAAAATCATATCTGCACCGCGACGGACGTTCTTTCCGGCAAGGAAAAGGCCGGGGACAAAATTGTTGTGATTGGTGGCGGTCTTGTAGGATGTGAAACGGCGCTGTGGCTCGCCCAGCAGGGCAAAAAGGTGTCCGTTGTGGAAATAATGCCCGATATTCTCGGCGGTCCGCACAATATGCCGTTTATGAATTATGACATGCTCAAGGATTTGCTGCCCTTTAACAAGGTGGATGTCTACTGCGGAACGAAACTTACGAAAGTGGACGACACTTCCGTAACCGTTGAAAATAAGGAAGGCGCCAAAGAAATCCCGGCTGACACGGTTCTTGTCGCCGTGGGCTACCGCAGCGAAAACAAGCTTCAGGAGGAGCTGCGCGGAGTGGGTATTCCGGTTTACAATATCGGGGATTCTCGTGAAGTAAAAAATATTATTCACGCGGTTTGGAATGCCTATGAGGTTGCCCGCAGCCTCTAA
- the ltrA gene encoding group II intron reverse transcriptase/maturase, producing the protein MQTKLARIAEIAKENPKEQFTSLYHLLNEELLTQCHRELDGNKATGVDQVTKAAYEENLELNIKDLVERLKRKSYRPQPVRRTYIPKDEKSKRPLGIPSYEDKIVQLGLNKILQAIYEQDFLNLSYGFRPGRSCHDALKALNRIIEYGKTSYIVDADIRSFFTNVNHEWLMKFLGVRVTDPNIQRLIRRFLKAGVMEQGTWELTETGTPQGSLISPILANLYLHYALDLWFEIVVKRACRGDASMIRYADDYVCCFQYKDDAERFYQALVKRLAKFDLQIAEEKTKILEFGRFAEENRKRKGLGKPKTFDFLGFTHYCSKSSKGKFRVKRKTSGKKFKSKVKAFKEWLKAERHQDVKRLMKTIRAKLIGHYRYYGVTDNSRALSVYKFQIIKALFKWLNRRSQRRSFTYDKFNLFLKRNPLPEPKIYVNIYG; encoded by the coding sequence GTGCAAACAAAACTAGCAAGAATAGCAGAGATCGCGAAAGAAAATCCAAAAGAGCAATTCACATCGCTGTATCACCTCTTGAACGAGGAACTGCTGACACAATGCCATCGGGAACTAGACGGCAATAAAGCAACAGGTGTCGATCAAGTCACGAAAGCAGCATATGAGGAAAATCTTGAATTAAACATCAAGGACCTGGTAGAGCGATTAAAGAGGAAAAGTTACCGACCACAGCCCGTAAGAAGAACGTATATACCCAAGGATGAAAAGAGCAAAAGGCCGCTCGGCATCCCTTCTTACGAGGACAAAATCGTGCAGTTGGGACTGAACAAGATTTTACAAGCCATCTACGAGCAGGACTTTCTAAACCTATCCTACGGTTTCCGACCGGGAAGAAGCTGTCACGACGCGCTTAAAGCCCTGAATCGCATCATCGAGTATGGAAAAACCAGCTATATCGTGGACGCCGACATCCGTAGCTTCTTCACCAATGTCAATCACGAATGGCTCATGAAATTCCTTGGAGTCAGAGTAACAGACCCTAATATCCAAAGGCTGATCCGGCGTTTTCTGAAGGCTGGGGTTATGGAACAAGGCACATGGGAACTAACGGAAACCGGCACCCCGCAAGGGTCGCTGATTTCGCCGATACTGGCAAATCTCTATCTGCATTACGCCTTGGACTTATGGTTCGAGATTGTAGTAAAGAGAGCGTGCCGTGGCGATGCGAGTATGATCAGATATGCCGATGATTACGTGTGCTGCTTCCAGTACAAGGACGATGCAGAGCGATTCTACCAAGCGTTAGTTAAGCGACTGGCCAAATTCGACCTGCAAATTGCAGAAGAGAAAACGAAAATCTTGGAATTTGGACGCTTCGCCGAAGAAAACCGGAAACGAAAAGGACTAGGGAAGCCCAAGACGTTTGATTTCCTAGGTTTTACTCACTATTGCAGCAAAAGCAGCAAGGGTAAATTCAGAGTAAAGAGGAAAACAAGCGGAAAGAAGTTTAAGTCAAAAGTGAAAGCATTCAAGGAATGGTTGAAAGCAGAACGCCATCAAGACGTGAAGAGATTAATGAAAACAATACGGGCCAAGCTAATAGGACATTACCGCTATTATGGGGTAACCGACAATAGCCGGGCGCTGTCCGTATACAAATTTCAGATCATCAAAGCGTTATTCAAATGGCTAAATCGCAGGAGCCAGAGAAGAAGCTTCACCTATGACAAATTTAATCTCTTTCTGAAACGCAACCCTTTACCCGAGCCCAAAATTTATGTGAATATCTATGGCTGA